Below is a genomic region from Erigeron canadensis isolate Cc75 chromosome 7, C_canadensis_v1, whole genome shotgun sequence.
AAATAGTTGACACCAACGGTTAAAAAAATCAGCTCACTGGCTTCGATGATCTTTCAGTTCGTTTTAATAGgcttttttctttgaaaaaatcTAGTGTTTAATAGGTTATCTGAAAGTATATATGTCATCAGAGCTCCTGTTGGTTGTGGTGGGTGGCCGAACCAGTAGGAGCAATCAGTGGTGTTCAGCCCCTTCAAACCAACACAACTTATATAAATTCTcatttcaaaagttaaaataacaTGATTTTCTTCATTTGGCCCCTCAATCAAGCAACCGACCCCCTAAATGGTAGACGGTAGTGACTAAGCACCTTGTCTTTAAAGTGAGGTCTAAAGTTCGATTCCTCGCCCATAAGATAATTATAACATATTTGCTTCTCGATGAAAAAGCCTGCTGGAAAAAAACTAAGCAAACAAATATTTGGTAGAGTTATGATTGCAAAACTCAGATATTCTGATGCCAACATAATCAGTTTTCAGTCCCACTTTTGTCGAAACTGACTCTCTTTTTACCGACTAAACTTGTCAGAATTGTATATACTTTCTCTTTTTACTTAATACTTACTAAACGGCACCGTTTCCATGTGCCTTTAGGCTAAACTCACCACAAAAAGTTCAAGGTTAGCGCTGCACATGACACCATACCAAACCAATGCTATACGTTACAAATACAGTATACATTCTCAAATTTACATACTTGTACGGTCCAGCTTTATGTCATTGCATAGCACCCTAGTTAAAGTCCTCTAATTTACATTACTGTAAATTGATAAGCTTTTAAATCCTTAGAAGCGGCGCCAGGCCAGAAGAGAATCTAAGAGGCCTAAGAGGTTTACAATATTCGGATGTGTCTCACAGTTACACTTGATGCCTTGTTTAATATCAAATTTCGAACCTATGTTCATCTAAAGAAAACCCAGGCTTTTATCTTCGAAGCAGAAAGAGCGCTTCCCTAACTGCACTTCTTCTTTCCCCTTATTCCCTTAGACAAGCATTACATCCTCATGATTGAAGTGTGCAGAGATACTTAAGGGAAATGAAGACGTCCGGTTATTCCATCTATGCAAAAGGGTGAGCTAAAGAGGTTCAATCCTGAGTCAAGGCTAGTCGGTCAGTAGTAGCTAAAGGTGAAATTGGCAGGACAGGGGGTTTGGGTAGCGGTTCAACATGGAAAACTTGGTATGAGGTCGCAACATGCATGTCAATTTGTAATGTTTGGGTTCATCCTATAGAAGTCCGTTTGAATCTGTAAATTGGTGTGTCAAGTATGATTAAAAGTTATACTATATCAATAACAtcttattataaaatgaaataagaaaTCATGCATAAAATACGCTTTAGGTGACAGTTTACTAACAAAGACTAAATCTTTTCAATGATAAAACACAATCCAATGAACACCCCTACAATCCATATCCACCAATCCATAAATAAACGGGTAGAACTTGTTACCTCTAATACTGATTCCTGCTCTAAAGTTCAAATTACAGAGTTCCTTTCTCTTGCATACTTGATTTGCCAGAGCTCTACATCCTGTCCTCGATCGTAATTACTCGCATACTGAGGGATCTCTGTAAGATCAATTCGTGTACCAGCAAAGGCACATAAAGATCCATTCTGAAGCTCCATTTGCTCTGCATCCCCATTCATCAGAAATTGACCAGTGGTTAATGGTGATGTTCAGAAGTGTCAACTAGACCTATTTACTAGTGAAGGGGTTAATTAGGGTTAACTTGTGTGCCTATATATGTAGGTCAAATGCGTCAAATTGTTTAAAAGTCATCCGAAGTGTCTTTAGATACATGGAGCCTtctaaattgttttattatgaACAAGGTTGGACTATTGATATTCAATATAAGTTACATATAAAGATACAGATGTTCTAATCGTAAttagcacattaatcatttgtagagataaattttttataaaatgtttgaGGAAAACACCATGTTTTGACGCATACTAAAATTACCGGCTAgctacaatacccaacccctctGACCCAACTATTTAGCCACCTCTAAGAATAATGGATCGACTTTCACAAGAAGGGACCTTACCATTTTCATCCCTTACATAACTTCGAAAACATGAGTACCCATTTGCAACAACATCAAGGTCATCAAGACTGAAGTTGTAACGCTTTTCAAGAGCCAAATATAACACCTGAACAAGATGAGCACATTATCAGATATCAAGATGAGCCAAATATAACACCTGAACTTGAAGCCCTGATGCAAACGTAACATTATTTTGCAAGTACCATGTTCAAACTGTGTGACATTAATCTCTCTAAAGTATTGAATAGTGCATCGGTGAGATCATCACTATAAATTACATCAGCAGCTACCAGCAAAGACGCCCTCTTAAGTTCTTCAAGTTCTGATAAGTTCCAAGTATAACTACATTACAAAAGCACATTGAGTCCTGAACATTCATTAGTAGAGATGGCAAAGTAACCCCAATAGTGGAAAAAATGGGTCAACTTGGGTTCCATTAGAGGGCAAATTggtaaaatgaataaaaaaaatgctaaaatGAAAACGAGCCGCGTGGGTCAAAAATCACCGAAAATATCCAattgcataaaacctcctaaatcatttatataatcAATGAAACATTATAGTTTTCTAATCAAACTTAAAACAGCAATTAGTCGTTAACTCTAAGAAACCAAAGACATAAAAGTTTGTGCGGGTCAACCCAGCCCACCTATTTTGACATCCTATACAGCCAGTGACCCGcctattttttacatttattggTTAAACAAAAGTGGATACAGTGAGCAAGTAGATATGGCACTGTTGTCACCTTTCACAAGATGCAGTACTGCCTCGCCTAGGGGGGCATGAAGCCTTCCAATCaagttcacgaacataaactgAACTTTTAGAAGGTATAATTGCAGAATTGAGTTGAACATTCCTAGCACAATTTTCAAGTATCTCGACCCCATGATCTGTCAACACATAAGACGAATTTAAGCAGTGAGGACTCAAGAATGAGAGGAATTGCACAAATGTAAGTTGCAATGTCCTCTAAGAAGACAATTTTGAcacttatatttataaataggTCGTGTTAAGTTATGTCTGCCTCTACTGGTCAAACAATAATTGATAAACAGGCCGAATGGGTTCATAGTCGCCCAAAGTATGTTTTTACGCATACTAGATTCTCAAGTAtgcaataaatttttttaattataatataaaaacatacacaAATTATTTCAGGTCAAGCCAACCCTTTTTCGTAAAGTTATTaccatttgacctgttacccaacatACCATTTTTTTTACCTCTATCTAGCATGATAACCAGATCTCcccaaaaaaaagttaaagcAAAAGGACGAGGGGAGGGTACCAACAAGGCAGTATCTTTGCATGCATACCTGTCAAAAAGATTGTTTTAGCAACCCGTGCAAGTAGCATCCCAACCAAGCCTGGtaagggaaaaagaaaagaaatcctGTAATGTAAACACTGATGTCTCAGATTCAAACAATTGCAGAACTAAAGTGCATGctcaaagttaaaagtaaaaacaagtAGATCTAACTATCTTAGTTGTTAGTTCTTTATGGCTCTGAAGCAAGTTCAATGTTTAAGATCTGATAGCAGCCACATACAAATTAAAGGGTGGTTTCATTTGCATTCTAAgctgattatttgattatttcaaCTTGAAATCACTATAATTAATTCATATTGTTTGTATGCACAGATTCTATTTCTGATTATTTAACTATACAAATGTAAAATGTAATTACCTCCGTTACACTTATCAAACATCTAAATTTCTCCATAAAAATGTCTTTTTTAGTCcagtatatattaataattagatGACCTTAACTGAACAAGCACTTAAATAATCGATTTCCTTATAACTACAATTCCATATAGCACAAGCATATCCAAACACTAACTTCTATAGCccattttattttactattactaaaaTCTAATTTCGATGATTCAGTACCATATATCACTTTCAAAATGTCCATCCAAAGACCTCTCCATAACAAAGTAGAATGTTCTACTATATTCCTATATATGTGTAAGATTTGCGTTCAAGCAAAAGAGCACCAGGAGCATGTGATtcacattaaacaaaaaaaacatttacattttccAATGGACTCATGTTTAATGTTAACCAACTGAATTAGGATATGgtccaagaaaaaataaattgacACTGAAGTTTTTATATAGCAGGACACCTGCTAAAAAGAAACGTaagaaatacttttttttttttatcaaaattacCTGTACCAGCACCAAGTTCTACTGCCACAATCCCATCAAACTCAGATGAAGTGAACATTTTATGCAAAACAAGATCGGAGAGTACTAGTTCAGCTCTCCAAACCTGATACAAGAAACTATTTTAGCTTCGGCAATTAACACAACAAATGGCATCACATGCAAACTTCCCATCAATATATGAGAGACATAGACCCCACATAAACATATTTCGATATATGTAACATTCTCAATATGCTTCATCGTACATAAAAGCATTTTGTTAATATTACATCACCATATAGTTTTTGCACCTAACACCCACACGCGGATGTGCCTCAGACAAGCAGAACTCCAAACAATGTCCCTTACAACTAAACATGAAGTGCAACCATATCTGAGAGACCAATTTCTTACCTGCAAACCAACCTTTGGAATTGATGAGGTGATGTTATGTTGAATAGCCACAACAAACTTGCCTTTCGAATGCTCTGAAAACAAGATGGTGTCTTtagaatatatatttctttctgGATTATAAACAAACATAAGTTCATAAATAATC
It encodes:
- the LOC122608058 gene encoding methyltransferase-like protein 22; this encodes MEGKIGQQQQSPAPETTSSPGEDQDSQKDHVMSEIHLGCPPNFSKPFISHFTFSLPPDVEYNGSKYKYQIIDGSKQKEQEVSLDDDGDLALPRRNKHSKGKFVVAIQHNITSSIPKVGLQVWRAELVLSDLVLHKMFTSSEFDGIVAVELGAGTGLVGMLLARVAKTIFLTDHGVEILENCARNVQLNSAIIPSKSSVYVRELDWKASCPPRRGSTASCESYTWNLSELEELKRASLLVAADVIYSDDLTDALFNTLERLMSHSLNMVLYLALEKRYNFSLDDLDVVANGYSCFRSYVRDENEQMELQNGSLCAFAGTRIDLTEIPQYASNYDRGQDVELWQIKYARERNSVI